A genomic segment from Etheostoma spectabile isolate EspeVRDwgs_2016 chromosome 11, UIUC_Espe_1.0, whole genome shotgun sequence encodes:
- the hoxd10a gene encoding homeobox protein Hox-D10a, translated as MSFPSSSPAANPFLVDSLIGACRSDSFYSSSNMYMPSGSQMGTYGMQTCGLLPSFGKRGEVNHQNMGMNVHSYIPQIDNWTDPNRPCRIESSSQMSNCTFSQSIKEESNCCMYSDKRVQNVSSSDVPVYSNVISESCPVDGPEIPVPGYFRLSQTYANGKHQENYCHEPPSPNPTLMQLSRLTPKPQSSSAHTFTEVEKKCDDVPQNPDTSRTPVPAESPDLKSSSGEKSCSMDASVSSPELLQKEGKDCKGDTPTSNWLTAKSGRKKRCPYTKHQTLELEKEFLFNMYLTRERRLEISRGVNLTDRQVKIWFQNRRMKLKKMNRENRIRELTSNLTFS; from the exons ATGTCCTTTCCCAGTAGCTCTCCTGCGGCAAACCCATTTTTAGTGGACTCTTTAATTGGTGCATGCAGGTCGGACAGCTTTTACTCCAGCAGCAACATGTACATGCCGTCTGGCTCACAAATGGGAACTTACGGAATGCAAACCTGTGGACTCCTGCCGTCTTTCGGCAAAAGAGGGGAGGTCAACCACCAAAATATGGGCATGAATGTCCACTCGTACATACCTCAAATAGATAACTGGACTGATCCGAATAGACCCTGCAGAATAGAGTCGTCCAGTCAGATGTCAAACTGTACATTTTCACAGAGCATAAAGGAAGAGAGTAACTGCTGCATGTACTCCGATAAGAGAGTACAAAATGTCAGCTCGTCAGATGTCCCCGTATATTCTAACGTTATTTCCGAGTCTTGTCCTGTTGATGGTCCCGAGATCCCGGTTCCGGGCTATTTCAGACTGAGCCAAACTTATGCGAATGGGAAACATCAGGAAAACTACTGCCATGAGCCGCCGAGTCCAAACCCAACACTGATGCAGCTCAGCCGGCTCACCCCGAAACCGCAGTCCTCCTCGGCGCATACTTTTACAGAGGTTGAAAAGAAATGTGACGACGTTCCTCAAAACCCCGATACCTCACGGACACCGGTCCCAGCAGAAAGCCCGGATCTAAAGTCCAGCTCTGGGGAGAAAAGCTGCTCCATGGACGCCTCTGTGTCCAGTCCTGAACTGCTTCAGAAGGAGGGGAAAG ACTGCAAAGGCGACACGCCGACAAGCAACTGGTTAACTGCAAAAAgtgggagaaagaaaagatgtCCCTACACAAAGCACCAGACCTTGGAGTTGGAGAAGGAGTTTCTCTTCAATATGTATTTGACCCGAGAGCGCCGCCTAGAGATCAGCAGGGGCGTCAACCTGACCGACAGGCAGGTCAAGATCTGGTTTCAGAACCGCAGGATGAAACTGAAGAAAATGAACAGAGAAAACCGCATCCGTGAACTCACCTCAAATCTCACGTTTTCGTGA